In the Flavisolibacter tropicus genome, one interval contains:
- the katG gene encoding catalase/peroxidase HPI: MESFASQNTTALQVNTDNAASMCPFLNGATKQTAGGGTRNRDWWPNQLKLNVLRQQSSLSNPMDKAFNYAEEFKSLDLAAVKKDIFELMTTSQDWWPADFGHYGPFFIRMAWHSAGTYRIADGRGGAGAGQQRFAPLNSWPDNANLDKARLLLWPIKKKYGRKISWADLMILAGNCALESMGFKTFGFAGGREDVWEAQEDVYWGAEKEWLGDERYSGDRELENPLAAVQMGLIYVNPEGPNGNPDPLLAARDIRETFGRMAMNDEETVALIAGGHSFGKTHGAADPSKYVSHAPAAASIEDQSMGWTNTFGKGNAEHTITSGLEGAWTTTPTKWSNNFFENLFGYEWELTKSPAGAHQWKPKDGAGAGLVPDAHDSSKRHAPFMLTTDLSLRIDPAYEKISRRFYENPDQFADAFARAWFKLTHRDMGPRARYLGAEVPAEELIWQDPVPAVTHELINEKDIADLKEQILNSGLTVSQLVSTAWASASTFRGSDKRGGANGARIRLAPQRNWEVNNPIQLATVIETLQGIQTAFNNAQTGNKKISLADLIVLGGCAGVEKAAKRAGYTATVPFTPGRTDATQEQTDVESFTVLEPNADGFRNYVKPKFAIKAEDLLVDKAQLLTLTAPEMTVLVGGLRVLNTNFDRSVYGVFTQNPETLTNDFFVNLLDFGTKWSAVSDTQDVFEGRDRITGNVKWTGTRADLIFGSNAELRAIAEVYACEDAKEKFVNDFIVAWNKIMNLDRFDLV, from the coding sequence ATGGAATCATTTGCATCGCAAAACACAACCGCACTTCAGGTAAATACTGACAATGCAGCCAGCATGTGTCCGTTTTTAAATGGCGCTACTAAACAAACTGCAGGCGGTGGCACCCGCAACCGCGACTGGTGGCCCAACCAGCTTAAGTTAAATGTTCTTCGCCAGCAATCTTCCTTATCCAATCCAATGGACAAGGCGTTTAATTATGCGGAGGAATTTAAAAGCCTGGACCTGGCTGCTGTGAAGAAAGATATTTTTGAACTGATGACTACCTCTCAAGATTGGTGGCCTGCCGATTTTGGACATTACGGCCCCTTCTTTATTCGTATGGCGTGGCACAGTGCGGGCACATACCGCATTGCCGATGGGCGCGGTGGTGCTGGTGCCGGACAACAACGCTTTGCACCGCTGAATAGCTGGCCCGATAATGCCAATCTTGATAAAGCCCGCTTACTCTTATGGCCTATCAAAAAGAAGTATGGTAGAAAAATTTCCTGGGCCGACCTTATGATCCTTGCCGGCAACTGTGCATTGGAATCAATGGGCTTTAAAACCTTTGGCTTTGCAGGCGGGCGTGAAGATGTGTGGGAAGCACAGGAAGATGTGTATTGGGGAGCAGAAAAAGAATGGCTGGGCGATGAACGTTACAGCGGGGACCGTGAGTTGGAGAATCCCTTAGCCGCTGTGCAAATGGGTTTGATCTATGTAAATCCAGAAGGCCCCAACGGTAATCCCGATCCATTACTGGCAGCGCGTGATATCCGTGAAACGTTTGGTCGTATGGCCATGAACGATGAAGAGACTGTAGCTCTGATAGCAGGCGGCCATAGCTTTGGTAAAACACATGGTGCCGCAGACCCCAGCAAATATGTAAGTCACGCACCGGCTGCTGCCAGCATAGAAGACCAGAGCATGGGTTGGACGAATACCTTTGGAAAAGGCAACGCAGAACATACCATTACGAGCGGCCTAGAAGGTGCATGGACGACAACACCAACAAAATGGAGCAACAATTTCTTTGAGAATCTTTTCGGTTATGAGTGGGAGTTAACAAAGAGTCCCGCAGGTGCACACCAATGGAAACCCAAAGATGGCGCTGGTGCCGGCCTGGTACCCGATGCACATGATTCTTCCAAACGTCATGCACCGTTTATGCTAACAACCGATTTGTCATTAAGAATAGATCCTGCCTATGAAAAGATTTCAAGACGCTTTTACGAAAACCCTGATCAATTTGCAGATGCCTTTGCCCGCGCCTGGTTTAAACTAACACACCGTGATATGGGTCCGCGCGCTCGCTACCTTGGTGCTGAAGTGCCGGCTGAAGAACTGATCTGGCAAGACCCGGTTCCTGCAGTAACGCATGAATTGATCAATGAGAAAGACATTGCAGATCTTAAAGAACAAATCTTAAACTCCGGCTTAACGGTTTCACAATTGGTTTCTACCGCCTGGGCGTCAGCCTCTACGTTCCGTGGCTCCGATAAACGTGGCGGCGCCAATGGTGCACGCATTCGACTGGCGCCACAACGCAATTGGGAAGTAAACAATCCCATTCAGCTGGCTACAGTAATCGAAACTTTACAAGGCATACAAACAGCATTCAACAATGCTCAAACCGGCAATAAAAAAATATCCCTGGCCGATCTGATTGTACTGGGTGGCTGTGCCGGTGTTGAAAAAGCAGCAAAACGTGCAGGCTATACTGCTACTGTTCCCTTTACACCTGGACGTACAGATGCCACACAAGAACAAACCGATGTGGAGTCATTTACTGTACTTGAGCCGAACGCCGATGGCTTCCGCAATTATGTAAAGCCAAAGTTTGCCATAAAGGCAGAAGACCTGTTGGTAGACAAAGCTCAGTTGTTAACATTGACAGCACCCGAAATGACAGTGTTAGTAGGTGGCCTGCGCGTGCTGAATACCAATTTTGACCGTTCGGTATACGGCGTTTTTACTCAAAATCCAGAAACATTGACAAACGACTTCTTCGTGAACCTGCTAGACTTCGGAACAAAGTGGAGTGCTGTTTCAGATACACAAGATGTATTTGAAGGCAGAGACCGTATCACTGGCAATGTGAAATGGACAGGAACCCGAGCTGACCTGATCTTTGGTTCTAACGCTGAGCTTCGTGCTATAGCAGAAGTATATGCCTGCGAAGACGCAAAAGAGAAGTTTGTCAACGACTTTATTGTGGCTTGGAATAAGATCATGAATCTTGATCGTTTTGATTTAGTGTAA
- a CDS encoding DUF2490 domain-containing protein, translating into MKKAIYIVVFLFYSCHLSAQDTTGAREEGWPEINVFYSFNEKWRLFAMYSATKIRTSDYTDGAVGMYIDYFASSSLRKKFSPQLQDSSRGYYLWLRAGYYYSSTPQKSVSQVKEHAIATESNSRFHLPMNVLLTARNRLDWRFVNGDFKLRYRPKVTIEKEVQTIYLYCIPYFFGEYFVNFIESSSDRFRFCIGLEIKVARYVNFESYYLRQFQNGETVDAVNAVGVALKFYLSKQAIEYVFHKKKKST; encoded by the coding sequence TTGAAAAAGGCCATTTATATTGTTGTATTTCTGTTTTATTCTTGTCATTTATCAGCCCAGGATACTACAGGGGCGCGTGAGGAAGGATGGCCTGAGATCAATGTGTTTTATAGCTTCAATGAAAAATGGCGGCTATTTGCTATGTACTCTGCCACTAAAATTAGAACGTCTGATTACACTGATGGTGCTGTAGGGATGTATATCGACTATTTTGCAAGCTCTTCATTACGAAAAAAGTTCAGCCCTCAACTCCAGGATAGTTCGAGAGGGTATTACTTGTGGTTAAGAGCTGGATACTACTATTCATCTACACCACAGAAATCAGTTAGCCAGGTAAAAGAGCACGCAATTGCTACGGAATCCAACTCGCGTTTTCATTTGCCAATGAATGTACTGTTGACTGCTAGGAATCGTTTGGACTGGAGATTCGTAAACGGTGATTTTAAACTTCGCTACAGACCCAAAGTAACCATAGAAAAGGAGGTGCAAACCATATACCTGTATTGCATTCCCTATTTTTTTGGGGAGTATTTTGTGAATTTCATTGAAAGTAGTTCAGATCGCTTCAGATTTTGTATTGGTTTGGAAATAAAAGTAGCCAGGTATGTAAACTTTGAGTCGTATTATCTACGTCAATTTCAAAACGGAGAAACTGTTGATGCAGTAAATGCCGTTGGTGTAGCGTTAAAGTTTTATTTAAGTAAACAGGCGATAGAATATGTGTTTCACAAGAAAAAGAAAAGTACTTAA
- a CDS encoding acyltransferase family protein, translating into MASKPHYPILDALRGVAALTVVAFHIFEAHATSPSDQIINHGYLAVDFFFLLSGFVIGYAYDDRWSKMSVGNFLRRRVERLQPMVIIGMVIGAVCFYFQASSVWPVIATVPSWKLLLVMVIGFIMIPLPPSMDIRGWNETYPLNGPGWSLFYEYVVNILYALFIRKLSKTLLTILVMLAGAVLIQYAVTSASGDVIGGWSLEPAQLRVGFTRVMYPFFAGLLLFRTVRLTRVKNAFQWCSLLLLVILAAPRIGGEQQLWMNGLYDSLCIVFLFPLIVYLGASGELITSTSKRWCKFLGDISYPIYITHYPLIYIYTAWVKDNKISLQEGYPFALLVFVSAIAIAYACLKWYDEPVRAWLQKNRVARETNSIQREKKKPALIK; encoded by the coding sequence ATGGCCAGCAAACCCCATTATCCCATACTCGACGCGCTGCGTGGTGTAGCTGCTTTAACAGTGGTGGCATTCCACATCTTTGAGGCGCATGCTACTTCTCCTTCAGACCAGATTATTAATCACGGTTACCTGGCAGTAGATTTTTTCTTCCTGCTTTCGGGTTTTGTAATTGGCTATGCTTATGACGATCGTTGGTCGAAAATGTCTGTTGGAAATTTTTTGAGGCGGCGTGTGGAAAGGCTGCAACCAATGGTTATAATAGGGATGGTGATTGGTGCTGTGTGTTTTTACTTTCAGGCATCTTCCGTGTGGCCAGTGATCGCAACAGTGCCATCGTGGAAATTGCTACTGGTAATGGTAATTGGTTTTATAATGATTCCCTTGCCACCTTCTATGGATATTCGCGGATGGAATGAAACCTATCCACTGAATGGACCTGGGTGGTCCTTATTCTACGAGTATGTTGTTAATATTCTCTATGCGTTGTTTATTCGTAAGTTATCTAAAACACTTCTGACCATCCTGGTAATGTTAGCTGGAGCAGTGTTGATCCAGTATGCTGTTACAAGTGCTTCGGGTGATGTTATTGGTGGTTGGTCGCTGGAGCCAGCACAATTGCGGGTAGGGTTTACCCGGGTAATGTATCCCTTCTTTGCTGGGCTGCTGCTTTTTCGTACAGTCCGTTTGACAAGAGTTAAAAATGCTTTTCAATGGTGCAGCCTTTTGCTTCTAGTAATACTTGCAGCTCCCCGCATTGGAGGTGAACAACAGCTATGGATGAATGGGCTATACGATTCGTTGTGCATTGTTTTCCTTTTTCCATTGATCGTCTACTTAGGCGCCAGTGGGGAGTTGATAACTAGTACTTCAAAAAGATGGTGTAAGTTTCTTGGCGATATCTCTTACCCGATTTATATCACCCACTATCCACTGATATACATTTATACTGCCTGGGTGAAGGATAATAAGATTTCGCTTCAAGAAGGCTATCCCTTTGCACTGTTGGTCTTTGTGTCAGCTATTGCTATTGCCTATGCCTGCCTGAAGTGGTATGATGAACCTGTAAGAGCCTGGCTTCAAAAGAATAGGGTGGCGCGTGAGACAAACTCCATACAAAGAGAAAAGAAAAAGCCTGCTTTAATAAAATAG
- a CDS encoding PAS domain-containing sensor histidine kinase produces the protein MNFIPTTLTEHLPDLIMMLSMDGIILYTNPAFTLHLLYPAEEIKGKDYQELLHPTLQDARINLADQVLTKTSVSSVVHQLKRKDGTEAIVNWSSVYLQNENILFCTGRMEKEQQHTQQEHLFEALVENTFDLLAVTNEKGIWTYVSESLAKLIGSTRELLIGQYCFDYMHPADLPQLAEQQQALLQGQKKVQGLPYRFRNAAGEWMWMEAIIANQLANPDIKGIIITGRDISDRMAAEKNAKEIKLLEGLREGEEKERSRIARDLHDEISSMIVAAKMHIGILTKTIPLIADNHAYQKGLNLLDQAASQIRRTSHNLMPEILLENGLHKALNWYCSSISNSHLKLQYISLGSATRYSPTFELSLYRIVQELINNIIRHARATEAIIQISYLSNSLMLTIEDNGIGFNKMSQAKGTGLSSIAKRAAVMNGVIEIQSTLGKGTSIYLEFQTEGL, from the coding sequence ATGAATTTTATACCAACTACGCTTACCGAGCATTTGCCTGATTTAATCATGATGTTATCCATGGATGGCATCATACTTTATACAAATCCCGCTTTCACACTTCACCTACTCTATCCGGCTGAAGAAATAAAGGGCAAGGACTACCAAGAACTATTGCACCCTACCCTTCAGGACGCCCGAATAAATCTTGCTGACCAGGTATTAACAAAAACCTCGGTTTCAAGTGTGGTACACCAGCTGAAGCGAAAAGACGGCACAGAGGCGATAGTAAACTGGTCCAGTGTGTACCTGCAAAATGAGAATATCCTCTTTTGTACAGGTCGCATGGAAAAAGAACAACAGCACACTCAGCAAGAACATCTTTTTGAAGCATTGGTAGAAAATACTTTTGATCTTTTGGCGGTAACTAATGAGAAAGGCATATGGACATACGTAAGTGAATCATTAGCCAAACTGATTGGCAGTACACGAGAGCTATTAATTGGGCAATATTGCTTTGATTATATGCACCCGGCCGATTTACCCCAATTAGCCGAACAGCAACAAGCTTTACTGCAAGGACAGAAAAAAGTACAGGGCTTACCCTACCGATTTCGCAATGCAGCTGGAGAGTGGATGTGGATGGAAGCTATCATCGCTAACCAATTAGCCAATCCTGATATTAAAGGCATAATCATAACCGGAAGAGATATTAGTGACCGCATGGCCGCGGAAAAAAATGCTAAGGAAATTAAATTGCTGGAAGGCCTCCGAGAAGGGGAAGAAAAAGAACGGAGCCGCATTGCCAGAGATCTGCATGATGAAATTTCCAGCATGATTGTCGCCGCCAAAATGCACATTGGCATATTGACTAAAACCATCCCTCTTATTGCCGACAACCACGCATATCAAAAAGGATTAAACCTACTAGATCAAGCCGCCAGCCAAATACGCCGCACTTCGCACAACCTCATGCCAGAGATTTTACTAGAGAACGGATTGCATAAAGCCCTGAATTGGTACTGTAGCAGCATCAGTAATTCGCATTTAAAACTACAGTACATCTCACTGGGCTCTGCCACTCGGTATTCTCCCACTTTTGAATTATCACTTTACCGTATTGTTCAGGAACTGATCAATAACATCATCCGCCATGCAAGAGCAACAGAAGCAATTATTCAGATCAGCTATCTTTCCAACAGTCTGATGTTAACGATTGAAGATAATGGCATTGGATTTAACAAGATGTCTCAAGCAAAAGGCACTGGCTTATCTTCCATAGCAAAAAGAGCGGCAGTCATGAACGGTGTCATAGAAATTCAATCAACTCTAGGAAAGGGCACAAGTATATACCTTGAATTTCAAACAGAAGGACTCTAA
- a CDS encoding alpha/beta hydrolase, whose amino-acid sequence MTIPATRGTEQVVSYANDPHLDQGTKAFLKLLNTGGAPVESLSKQDARNVLINLQASVKVDLSGVDVSEKIITTDGYTIKLHVVRPEKTSGTLPCFMFIHGGGWILGDFPTHQRMVRDLVVLSGYAAVFVNYTPSPEARYPQAINEIYVATKWVAEHGNELFVDGKRLAIVGNSVGGNMTTVTTLMAKAKGGPDIKLQILMWPIVDAGFDTESYRLFGQERFLTTSLMKWMYDQYTTDPKQRKEIYASPLQATTEQLRGLPPTLIQVAENDILRDEGEAYGRKLDEAGVTVTTVRYNGMIHDFGLLNGLSNLPATRSLFVHAAAELKKYLK is encoded by the coding sequence ATGACGATTCCAGCAACACGAGGAACGGAACAGGTGGTGTCATATGCCAATGATCCCCACCTTGATCAAGGAACTAAGGCATTCTTAAAACTGCTGAATACAGGAGGGGCGCCTGTAGAAAGTCTTTCCAAGCAAGATGCCCGAAACGTTTTGATCAACCTGCAAGCCTCCGTTAAAGTAGATCTGAGTGGCGTTGACGTTTCGGAGAAAATCATTACTACAGACGGTTATACTATTAAGCTGCACGTAGTGCGCCCGGAAAAGACAAGCGGCACACTGCCTTGTTTTATGTTCATTCATGGCGGTGGCTGGATACTTGGCGACTTTCCCACTCACCAACGTATGGTACGTGACCTTGTGGTTCTGTCGGGCTATGCGGCAGTGTTTGTTAACTATACACCTTCTCCAGAGGCTCGTTATCCGCAAGCTATCAATGAGATCTACGTGGCTACCAAATGGGTGGCGGAGCACGGAAACGAACTCTTCGTAGACGGTAAGCGGCTGGCCATTGTAGGCAACAGTGTAGGTGGCAATATGACTACTGTAACAACCCTTATGGCAAAAGCTAAGGGCGGTCCTGATATAAAGCTTCAAATCCTGATGTGGCCCATTGTAGATGCAGGCTTTGATACAGAGTCGTACCGGCTATTCGGACAGGAGCGCTTCCTAACTACCTCGCTGATGAAGTGGATGTACGACCAGTATACCACCGACCCTAAGCAGCGGAAGGAAATTTATGCTTCTCCGCTTCAGGCTACTACGGAGCAACTCAGGGGCCTGCCGCCCACCTTGATCCAAGTGGCGGAAAATGATATTCTTCGCGACGAAGGCGAAGCTTACGGTCGCAAGCTGGATGAGGCTGGTGTAACGGTGACCACAGTGCGCTACAACGGAATGATCCACGACTTTGGCCTGCTCAATGGCTTGTCCAATTTGCCTGCCACACGTTCCTTGTTTGTGCATGCTGCGGCCGAATTGAAAAAGTATTTGAAGTAA
- a CDS encoding amylo-alpha-1,6-glucosidase, with the protein MKSEEIKTSEEDKFHIPAEVVSYDERIKVLNHSDSFAIFDRWGDIHVYTKTAQGIFHQGTRYISRLELRLNKKKPLLLSSSIKEDNDVLSVDLSNPDLIACNIQENNLHILRSQFIRNGVYYEELSFINYSNQACDFDISLLFEADFKDLFEIRGIARTLHPNPPQISSKDNRLFFDYGGLDKVHRRTEIIFSENCECSIRNNLVLFTLHLKPHQPHKIDYLIVFRTNEQFLTSEKEKIYVSDFEEAKGLMRNELKKIHQLFADITTSNEQFTHWINRSKADLVSLLTPTTHGLYPYAGVPWYNTVFGRDGIITAMEILWVAPEVAKNVLSVLANLQAKEFIPAKDAEPGKILHEARSGEMANTGEIPFKEYYGTIDATPLFIMLAGMYYQHTADLLTIEKIWPNIKAALHWIDHYGDIDGDGFVEYKHKAENGLTNQGWKDSHDSVMYKNGELCEPPIALCEVQGYVYAAKKYASMLATAFQETAYAEQLAKEADDLREKFNTIFWDESSGCYALALDGNKKPCNVVSSNPGHCLFTGIVDEDRAETLVKTLMGEDMFYGWGIRTLSAKEVRYNPMSYHNGSIWPHDNALIAAGLARYGFQNEAMKILSALFSASLFIDMQRLPELYCGFKQRSGEGPTAYPVACSPQAWSVAAVFLLLQACLQIEINALEKTIVFNKPELPEYLDKIVITNLKTGDDYCDVELFKYAYDIGFHVTHKPEGWNLIIKK; encoded by the coding sequence ATGAAATCGGAAGAAATCAAAACGAGTGAAGAGGATAAGTTTCATATTCCGGCCGAAGTAGTAAGTTATGACGAGCGGATCAAAGTACTGAACCACTCTGACAGTTTTGCCATTTTTGACCGGTGGGGAGATATACATGTTTATACGAAAACAGCGCAAGGGATCTTTCACCAGGGCACCCGTTATATTAGCCGGCTGGAATTGCGATTAAACAAAAAGAAGCCATTACTACTAAGCTCTTCAATTAAAGAAGATAATGATGTTTTATCAGTGGATCTTTCTAATCCGGATCTGATAGCCTGCAATATCCAGGAGAACAATCTGCATATTTTGCGGAGTCAGTTTATTCGGAATGGTGTTTACTATGAAGAACTTTCTTTTATAAATTATAGCAACCAAGCCTGCGACTTTGATATTTCCTTACTATTTGAAGCAGATTTTAAGGACCTGTTTGAAATCAGAGGTATTGCCCGAACGCTGCATCCAAACCCGCCTCAAATAAGCAGTAAGGACAACCGCCTTTTTTTCGACTACGGTGGACTGGATAAAGTTCATCGCAGGACTGAGATCATTTTTTCAGAAAACTGTGAGTGTTCTATACGTAATAACCTGGTTTTGTTTACGCTACATTTAAAGCCACATCAACCGCATAAGATTGATTATTTAATAGTGTTTAGAACAAACGAGCAGTTCCTAACCAGTGAGAAAGAGAAAATATATGTGTCAGATTTTGAGGAAGCCAAAGGGTTAATGCGCAACGAGCTGAAAAAAATACACCAGCTATTTGCTGATATTACTACTTCCAATGAACAATTCACACACTGGATCAATCGCTCAAAGGCAGACCTGGTGTCATTATTGACCCCTACTACGCATGGCCTTTACCCTTATGCAGGTGTGCCTTGGTATAACACTGTTTTTGGACGCGATGGTATTATTACCGCTATGGAAATACTATGGGTAGCACCCGAGGTGGCTAAAAATGTTTTATCCGTTTTGGCAAACCTTCAGGCAAAAGAGTTTATTCCAGCTAAAGATGCAGAGCCAGGTAAAATATTGCATGAAGCAAGAAGTGGTGAGATGGCGAATACAGGGGAAATTCCCTTTAAAGAGTATTATGGTACTATTGATGCTACACCGCTTTTCATCATGCTGGCTGGTATGTATTATCAGCATACAGCTGATTTGCTAACTATTGAAAAGATATGGCCGAACATAAAGGCTGCCTTGCATTGGATTGACCATTATGGAGATATTGATGGCGATGGCTTTGTAGAGTACAAACACAAGGCAGAAAATGGACTAACCAATCAGGGCTGGAAGGATTCTCACGATTCTGTTATGTATAAAAATGGAGAGCTCTGTGAGCCTCCTATTGCATTATGTGAAGTGCAGGGGTATGTATATGCGGCTAAGAAATATGCTTCAATGTTAGCTACTGCCTTTCAAGAAACAGCCTATGCAGAACAATTGGCGAAAGAAGCTGACGATCTTCGGGAAAAATTCAATACTATATTTTGGGATGAGTCATCTGGTTGTTATGCCTTGGCGCTGGATGGGAATAAAAAACCTTGCAATGTAGTATCCTCTAATCCCGGTCATTGTTTGTTTACTGGTATTGTTGATGAAGACCGGGCTGAAACCCTGGTTAAAACACTAATGGGCGAAGATATGTTTTACGGATGGGGTATAAGAACCTTAAGTGCAAAAGAAGTAAGGTATAATCCTATGTCTTATCACAATGGCTCTATCTGGCCACATGATAATGCATTGATTGCAGCAGGACTGGCCAGATATGGTTTTCAAAATGAGGCCATGAAAATCCTATCTGCCTTATTTAGTGCATCACTGTTTATCGATATGCAACGCTTGCCAGAACTGTATTGTGGGTTTAAGCAACGTTCAGGTGAGGGCCCAACTGCTTATCCTGTTGCCTGTTCACCACAGGCCTGGTCTGTAGCAGCGGTATTCTTGCTATTGCAAGCTTGTTTGCAAATCGAGATCAACGCGCTGGAGAAAACCATTGTTTTCAATAAGCCCGAATTGCCAGAATATTTAGACAAAATAGTTATCACCAACCTTAAAACAGGTGATGATTATTGCGATGTTGAATTGTTTAAATACGCCTATGACATAGGCTTTCATGTGACCCATAAACCCGAGGGGTGGAATTTGATCATTAAAAAATAA
- a CDS encoding DUF1259 domain-containing protein has translation MKSYQNLFPISILFLLFALTVTQPAISQHNMKKMVSSPNNSTSSLLDTAAIGRIMGIKGSFNKGEYKITVPQNDLSVMVDGFKIIPAMGLGTWIAFTPTPGGAMIMGDIILTETDLKPVQQEIIRQGLTITAIHNHFVRNHPNVMYMHLGGTGSTEAMAQKAKAVLDKVKETRGGDPSKGTASNETVQNTIDTVSLNTILGYRGEMSKGVYKYTIGRPDIKLQEHGVAVSTFLGFNTWAAWQGTSDKAAVAGDFTMLEDEVEPVVKALVENGIEVVAVHNHMVHEQPRVFFLHYWGVGNAEQLAKGLRAALDQTGKSKNTRSMNSH, from the coding sequence ATGAAATCATATCAAAACCTTTTCCCTATTTCTATCCTTTTCCTGTTATTCGCCTTAACAGTTACACAACCAGCTATTTCACAACACAATATGAAAAAAATGGTTAGCAGTCCTAATAATTCGACAAGTTCTTTACTTGACACTGCTGCTATTGGGCGTATAATGGGTATTAAAGGAAGCTTCAATAAAGGTGAGTATAAAATAACTGTTCCCCAGAATGATCTGAGCGTTATGGTTGATGGATTTAAGATCATTCCAGCCATGGGATTAGGTACTTGGATTGCCTTCACGCCCACGCCCGGCGGTGCTATGATTATGGGCGATATTATTTTAACCGAAACGGATCTGAAGCCTGTACAACAGGAAATTATCCGCCAGGGCCTCACTATAACAGCTATCCACAACCATTTTGTACGGAATCACCCCAATGTCATGTACATGCACCTGGGTGGCACTGGCAGCACAGAAGCTATGGCGCAAAAAGCGAAAGCAGTGCTAGACAAAGTAAAAGAAACAAGAGGCGGTGATCCCTCTAAAGGCACGGCATCAAACGAAACAGTTCAAAACACGATTGATACAGTAAGCCTTAATACCATTTTGGGATACAGGGGTGAAATGAGCAAAGGGGTATATAAGTATACTATTGGCAGACCTGATATCAAACTACAGGAACATGGCGTAGCGGTTTCTACATTTTTAGGATTCAATACCTGGGCGGCTTGGCAGGGCACTTCTGACAAAGCCGCTGTTGCCGGAGATTTTACGATGCTGGAAGATGAAGTAGAACCAGTAGTTAAGGCACTGGTAGAAAACGGCATTGAAGTAGTTGCCGTTCACAACCATATGGTACATGAACAACCTCGCGTTTTCTTTCTGCATTACTGGGGTGTAGGTAATGCCGAACAACTGGCTAAAGGCTTGCGAGCTGCGCTGGATCAAACCGGCAAATCGAAAAACACCAGGAGCATGAACTCACACTGA
- a CDS encoding sugar O-acetyltransferase — MLAGELYDALDKQLSDERLKARLLIKELNDSREDQVEYRLRILKELIPHAGEGLWLQPPFFCDYGYNIKIGDKVFFNFNCVVLDVAPVNIGSRTLFGPNVQIYTATHPMNHEERASGLEFAKPITIGNDVWIGGSAVICPGVSIGDRSVIGAGSVVTKDIPADVFAAGNPCKVIRLLAED; from the coding sequence ATGCTGGCTGGCGAGCTGTATGATGCGCTGGATAAACAGCTTTCTGATGAAAGGCTAAAGGCTCGACTGCTGATAAAAGAACTAAACGATTCCAGAGAGGATCAGGTGGAATATCGTCTCCGTATACTTAAGGAACTCATTCCTCATGCAGGAGAAGGGCTTTGGTTGCAGCCACCGTTTTTTTGCGACTACGGGTATAATATCAAAATAGGGGATAAGGTATTCTTCAATTTCAATTGTGTGGTGCTGGATGTAGCTCCAGTAAACATCGGCAGCCGCACGTTGTTTGGGCCAAACGTACAAATCTACACCGCTACCCATCCAATGAACCATGAGGAAAGAGCTTCAGGACTGGAGTTCGCCAAGCCCATCACTATCGGTAATGATGTATGGATTGGTGGTAGCGCCGTTATTTGCCCTGGTGTCAGTATCGGTGATAGAAGTGTGATTGGTGCAGGCAGCGTGGTGACCAAAGATATTCCTGCCGACGTGTTTGCCGCCGGTAATCCCTGCAAGGTCATACGCCTATTGGCAGAGGATTAG